The following coding sequences are from one Microbacterium wangchenii window:
- a CDS encoding FMN-binding negative transcriptional regulator produces MRQNPSFAVTDVGELRRLVEENPWVTLVSATADGMVASHYAVMLDEDRDDLTIVGHVGKPDDLIHGLGDRELLVVVQGPHGYISPGWYGDVASVPTWNFVSAHLTGIPELLTPEENLQVLDRLVARFESALPQPRPLWERPNDAAFVERLEKGTVGFRLTPSRVVAKRKLSQNKEPGVVETIIAELSGDGPYAQPRLAAEMQRAADARTRA; encoded by the coding sequence ATGCGACAGAACCCGAGCTTCGCGGTCACCGACGTGGGCGAACTGCGGCGATTGGTGGAGGAGAACCCGTGGGTCACGCTCGTCAGTGCGACGGCGGACGGCATGGTCGCCTCCCACTACGCCGTGATGCTGGATGAGGACCGCGACGACCTCACCATCGTCGGGCACGTGGGCAAGCCCGACGACCTCATCCACGGGCTCGGCGACCGCGAGCTGCTCGTCGTCGTCCAAGGTCCGCACGGGTACATCTCACCGGGCTGGTACGGCGACGTGGCATCCGTGCCGACCTGGAACTTCGTCTCCGCCCACCTGACGGGGATCCCGGAGCTGCTCACGCCCGAGGAGAACCTGCAGGTGCTCGATCGCCTCGTCGCGCGCTTCGAGAGCGCACTGCCCCAACCTCGCCCCCTGTGGGAGCGGCCGAACGACGCCGCGTTCGTGGAGCGGCTGGAGAAGGGCACCGTCGGCTTCCGCCTGACGCCCTCGCGTGTGGTGGCCAAGCGCAAGCTGAGTCAGAACAAGGAGCCCGGCGTCGTGGAGACCATCATCGCCGAGCTCTCCGGCGACGGTCCGTACGCGCAGCCGCGGCTGGCCGCCGAGATGCAGCGGGCAGCCGACGCGCGGACGCGCGCGTGA